The sequence below is a genomic window from Massilia oculi.
GCGTGGCGTCGGCATCGATCGTGCGCAGCAGCTTTTCGTGCTGGGCCTGGGCGTCGGCCCGGCCGGCGCCGCGGCGCACGCTCTCGATGCGCTGGCGCGCCTGTTCGTCTTCCCATTCCTGCGCCCGTTCGGCCTCGCGCCGGCGCGCCTCGTTGGCCAGCTTCAGGGACTGGAACGTCGCCTCGTGCTCGGCGCCCTCGATGTCACGCATTCGCCGCGCTGCTTCTTCTTCGCTTTCGCGCAGCCTTGCCAGCTCGGCGCGCTGGCGGGCCGCGTCCTCGATCTGGCGCGCCTGTTCGATCTTGTTGCGGATCTGCTGTTGCAGCAGCTGCTGGGAGAAGCGCTGCTGGGCCAGCTGGCGCGCCTGGGTGGCCTCTTGCTGGGCGCCCGCGATCTCGGCGCGCATGCGCACGCCGGCCAGCGCCCGCAGGTGCTGCCACTCGGCCGTCTCGTCGGCACGCTGCGCGTTCTTGTGCGCCATCTCGTGGTCGAGTTCGGCCAGCACCTCGGCCGCGCCGTTGGCCAGCGCCTGCTTGCGCGAATCCGCCTCGAGGATGCGCCCATACAGCTCGATCTGGCGCGCCCGCACGCCATGCGCGCGATCGGCGCCCTGCAGGGACAGTTCTGCGCGCGCGATGGCGTCATCCTGGCGCAGCTCGGCGCGGCGCAGCCGCAGCCGCCCTTCTTCTTCGCTGCGCTTGATGCGCTGCCATTCCTCGGCCGTGTACAGCTCGTCCAGCTGGCGGCTGTGAGCCAGTTGCACGTGTTTTTCGTCGGTCGCCAGCCACAGGCTGCCGATGCGGGCCCGGTTGGTGTCGTATTTGTCGTGGCGCAGCTCGAAGGTCTCGACCGCCGTCACCGCCAGGCCGTAACCGGCCAGGAGCGTCCTGAGGCCGCCCTGCAGGCGCTGATCGAGCTGTTCGCGCAGTTCGCCATTGGCCGCCAGCTCGCGAATCGAGCGCGCGCCGATGAACTCCAGCGCGAGCTGGCGCACCGGATGCGACAGCAGTTCGCGCAATTCGCCGGCGCCGATCGTGCCCGGCGTGGTCATGAAATGGCGGGCGAAGGCCGGCACATGCTCGATCCTGACGCTGACCGAGAAACGCAGGGCGATGTCGAGATGTTCGCAGGTGGGGATGTCGGCGAATTCGAACGGCACCGCCAGCGCGCCGGTGCGGGTGACGAGGATCTCGGCGTGCTGGTCGCGCAGCAGGTGGTTCAGGCGGGTGAAGAAGCCTTCGATCTCGTACTCGCCCTGCGGCACCTCGGTGGCTTTATCTCCTTGCAGGATGAAGCCGCGCGCCGTGGCAGGCACGCGCAGCGTCTTGACGAACAGGCCGGATAGTTCGCGCACGCCGAAGAACACGGCCAGCTCGTCGGGACCCGGCACCCAGCGGTTCTCGACCAGCACCGGCTTGTTGCGCGGGGCGCCCAGGATCACGCCGCAGCCGGCGCAATAGCGCGCCTCGGGCGCGTTCCTGCACTCGCAGCGCGGACAACTGGCGCCTTTAACTCCGAACATCTGCAACATATCCGACTCCGTTCTATCCTGTACTTCTCGTCACTTCCGATTACAAACCTGCCGTCCAGCCACTGGATTCTAGCAGGGCCATGCCTCCGGCACGGATCGCTCCCGTGCGTGGGGTGCGATCCGTCAATCCCAGCCCGACGCCCAGTTAGATGATGCCGATCCGCTCGACGCAGGCCAGGCTCGCGCCGCGCGCGCGCAACGCTTCGCGCAATCCCTGCGGCAGGGCGGTTTCCCACTCCTTCGGCAGCAGGATGCGGTCGCCCGGGCCGGCTTCGCGCGCGATCAGCGCGCATTTCGGCGCCAGTGCCTCGACCGCCTCGACCCGTCCCGCATGCCAGGCGCTGGAGCTGCCGGTGGCGATCACCCGGCCACGCGCCAAAAATTCGCGGCCGCGCGCCATGCGGTCGGCCATCACCAGCGCCAGCTGGTAAGAGTCGCCCGAGAAGCGCGGCTCGCCGAAACGCACCGTGGTGCGCCACTGGCCCTGGCCACGGCCGTCGAAGTGGCGCGACCCGGCCAGCACCGCCGCCACCTGCGCCTGGCGCACCGCATCCACGTCCGGCACGCTGACAGGATCGTCTTCGCCGCTCCCGGCCCTGGCCAATGGCCGCACGCTGACCTCGACCCAGCCCAGGCCGTCGTGTTCGCCGCCGCTGTGCATCGGGAACCAGGCGCGCGCGCTGGAGATCGCGGCGGCGGGATCGGGCTGGCCGTTCAGAACGCCCAGGTGCGCCAGGGCGTCGGCGCCGCCCAGCAACACGCCGTCGGGCATCCCTGCCAGCCGACGACCGTCGATCCGGCCCAGGTGCCAGGCATCGGACCAGCCGTTGGCCACGACCTCGCGCTTCGGCGCAAAGACGTCGCGCACGATACGGTCGGCCAGCACCGCCGCCAGTTCCCAATCGCGGTCGGCGTCGAGCGGCGCGCGGTCCAGGCTCAGCACCACTTGGTCGCGGCTGTCGACGCGCGGCTCGGTGTGGCGCGCCAGGCGCACCACCTGCTGAATGCGCTCGGCCACGCCGGGTGCGCCCGGCACGCTGCACTTGACGTCGGCGCGTCCGGCGCGCGGACGGCGTGTGGCGGTGATCGTCAGCATGCCGCCGTCAACGGCGATGCTGCGGCACTGGATAGCGGTCATACCTCCTCCAGCTCCACTTCACGCGCAGTGACGGCGCGCCGCGCGCCGGCCTCGGTCTCGAGATTGGCCACGATGCGGTCGGCCTCGTCGAACAAGGCGTCGAGCGGGCCCTCGCCGGCCACCTTCAGGCGCGCCAGCAGGGCCCAGGCCTCGTCCAGCGCGGCGGCGGCGCGGCGGCTGTGGCGCGCGCGCCGCAGCTGCTCTTCCTGCGCCAGCGGCTGGCCGGGAGCCGCCAGCTCCAGGGCCGGCATGGTGCCGACCGACAGGCTCACCAGGTCGAGCCGGCGCAGCAGGTCCTGGTGCTGGCGGAAGCGTTCCTGGTCGGCCGGCAGCACCGCCATGCGCACCGCGCACATCAGGCAGGGCAGCTCGAGGAACAGGCGGCGCAGCGCGCGCGCGTCCTCGCAGGCGGGAACGAACGCTTGCTGCGGCGCCACCGGGGCGAGCGCACCCTCGCGGGCGGCGGCCGACGGATGGACGGCATCGAGCCGCGCGGCCAGGCGGGCATCGAGCGTGGCCGCATAATCGCGCGCGGCGCCCAGGTCGACCGGCACGCAATCGTCGACCGTCACGCCAAAGCGGGTATACAGCAATTGGTTGAAACCGGTGCGGAAGGCATTCCACTCTTCCAGGGTGGTGCATGGAGGCAGCTCCAGGTTGCCCTGGGCCAGCTCGCGCTGCAGCGCGGTCTGCGCCAGCTCGACGAATCCGCCCAGTTCGACCATGCAGCCTGCCTCGCTGGCCAGGAACAGGTCGAAGCGCTGGTGCGTGGCGCGCGGGTCGCTGGCGTCGATCGCGAAGTGCACCCGCAGCCCGATCTCGGGCGCGCCTGCGAACGGCGTCAGCTCGCAAGTGTAAGGGCCGGGATGGACGCACCATGCGGTTTCGCCCTCGATCGCGGCGATGCGGCTGCCGGCCGCCTGGCGCCGGCTGCGTCCGGCCTGGTCGACCAGCACGGCGGCGCAGCCCGGTGGGACGGTGAGGCCATTCGGCGCCGGCAGCGCGATCGCCACGCCGCCGAGGCGACTCGCGTCGAACTCCGGCTGCCGCAGCGGGCGCAGCGTGTTCTGCAATGTACTCTTGAACAGCGAACCTAGCATCATCGTCCTTCCGGTATCTCAGAACACCACTATGTGATCGGCGTCGCCCGAGGAATCACCTCGAAGCGTGCCCCATGCTGCTGGAAATGCGCCGCGGGCGGCGCTTCGAAAGGCCACCGCCCCTCGCACTCGCCGTCGGCATCGAGTTGCCCTTCCAGGACCAGCTCGCCGCGGCCATCGCGCACCTGGATCGCCGGCCGCGCCGCCATCACCCCGGCCGCACCCGCCGCTTCCGGGTCGAGCTGGACCACCACGGCCAGGCTGCCCGCGGCGTCGACGAAGTGCAGGCGCCACATGCCGTCGTCGGTGCGCAGCAGGTCCAGGGCATTGCCGCCATCGGCGGCGCGCAACAGGCCGCGGCTGCCGCGCCAGTTGCCGGACAGCGCCTGCGCGCGCCGGCTGTCCGCCAGGTGGCGCAGGCGGCGCAAGGTCAGTGGCGAGCCTTGCAGCGCGGCGCGTTCGCCCGCCGTCAAGGGCCGGCTGCCGTCCAGCGCCTGCGCCAGCACCTCGTCGGCCAGCACCAGGCGGTCGCCCGCGATCCGGCGTCCCAGCAAGGCGCCGGCCTGCAGCTTGCGATCCAGTTCCGTCATGCCCATCGTCTTTCCTCCTCCATTCCCGCCATCTCGTTCAGACGGTTGATCGCGGCGTCACGCCGCTTGCGCAGCGTCGGCAGCGAAATCCCGTCCAGCCCGGCCAGCTGCTGCATCGTCGGCAGCTCGCCGGTTTGCGGATCCAGCCATTCGGACGGATAGCTGTCGTCGAATGGACCGAGCAGCTTCAGATACACCGCCAGCCGCACCGGCAGCGAATCCTGCGCCATCCGGCGCGCCGCCCAGCTGGCGCGGTCTTCTGCCAGCGCCGCCAGTAGAGAATAGTTGGGGGGAGTGAAAGCTGTTGCGCCACCAGGGCCAGGCGCGCGGCTTCCTCCGGCTCGACCGGGTCGGCGTCAAACGCCTCCCCGGCGTCGGCGACGTCCAGCTCGTCCTGGCGCGCTTCCAGGATCAGGTCGGGACCGGGCGTGCTGCCCTGTTCCGACTCATCCAGCACGCGCCAGTAGTCGTCCAGCCAGGCGTTGGCCTCGCCCGCGTCGTGCAGCCAATCCTGGTCGCGGTTGGCCGACAGCAGTTCGTATTCGCCGATCTCGCGCAGCATGACGCCGATCTTTTCGGGGCTGTTCTTGAGGCTGGCGAAACGCTTGGACCTGGTGTGCAGCGGGCCGGCCGCGCCGGTATGCAACTCGAGGCTTTCGCTCCAGCGCACGATCCATTCGGGCTTGCAGTCGCCGCTCGTGCGCAGCTGGCGCGCCTCGATCGGCATCGCCACCACCTCGCGACCCAGGATGGCGCCGACTTGCGGCGCATGCTCGCGCCAGAGCTCGAACAGGCGTGCGACCTCGTGCCAGGCGGTATCGAGCATACGGTAGGCATACATGCGGTTGGGACTGCACGGACGGCCGCAGGCGGCCTGGTAGTTGTCGCTGTCGACCTTGTCGCGCAGGACGGCATACAGGTCGTTGAATTTCTTGCGCAGCTGCGCCTCGCCGCCGGGCTGGGTCCAGAACGGACCGCTGCGCGCATGCTCGGCCGCCACCGCCGCGCACAGAAAGGCCCAGTCCGACGGGCGCGCCTGCAGCTCGTAGACGAGGGTCAGGGCCAGCTCGCCGCAGGTGTCGCCGTAGCTGTTGCCGTGCGCTTCGGCACGCGTACCGGCCGTACGCAGGGCCTGGGCCACCGCGTCGACATAGGCGCCAAGCGACTGTTCAGGATCCGGATCGAGCAAGGTATCCGGCTCGATCCGGGCGCACGCCTGCAGGGAACAGTGTCCCAGCAGCTTGCGGACCTGCTCCCAACCGTGTTCCTGATACCGGGTTCCCGGCAAACGCATACCTTCCCCATCCTCTGTTTCGCTCCGCGGGTTTTTGCGGATTGAAATAGATGATGCCATACAAACACGGCCTTGAGGCGCGCAGGAGAGCCCTATTTGTGCCTCTTTTCCAACGACTGGCCTTCCAACGACGATTGCATTGACTGCAAAAGAGCGGCCACGACGGGAGCCGCATGGCCGCCGCCGGTGGCCGCGGAATGGCTCACGAAGGCGGCGAATGCCAGTCGCCGGGTCTGGCCCGGCAGGCTGCCCGGCTCGAGCCAGCCCATGAACCAGACGGTCGCCAGCTCGTCCTGGCCGGCCGGCGCCGTGCCGGTCTTGCCGTACAGGCCAGGGCGCAACGCGTCGAAGCCGGCCGCGCGAAACGCCCCGGCCGCGGTGCCGCCGTCGATCACGCCTTTCATCCCGGCGCGCACGCGGTCCAGGCGCACGCCCAGCGGCTCGCCCGCCCCCGTCTGGGCCGCGCGGCCGTCGAGCGACAGCAGCAGGCGCGGCGTCACGGTGTGCCCCTCCCCGACCGCCGCCGCCACCAGCGCCATCTGCAGCGGCGTGGTCTGCATGCGCAGGCCGATCGCCATCTGGCGCAGCTCGTGGCGGCTGTGGACCGGGTCGAGGCGCGAGGCGCTGGCCTGCAGCGCGTCCCACTCGCCCCAGCGGTAGTCAGGCGGCAGCAGGCCCCCGTCGAGCCGCAGCGGCTGGCCGAAGCCAAGTCGTCCCGCCATCGCCGCCACCGGCCGCACCGTGTCCAGCGCGCCCGGTTCCAGTTCGCGCGCGCCCGGCATGCCGCCGTCGGGCTGGTCCATCAGCGTGCGGTCGCTCAGTTCCGCGCTCCAGGCGAACCAGGTATTGACGCTGTGCGCCATCGCCTGCGCCAGCCCGAGGCGGCCGTCCTGGGCGCGGGTGCTGGTGATCTGGTCGCGGAAATTGGTGATGCGGGCCCGGTTGCCATCGAAGGGATAGCTGGGCGCGCCGGTGCGAAAATCGTAGCCGCCCGCCTGCGCCAGCCGGTCCACCTCATGCAGCGGCAAACCCTGGAGCAGGCCGTCCAGGCGGGCGTCACCGCGCGCGGCTCCCTCCAGGCCGAGGGCGGTGATCACCTTGAAGGTCGAGCCAGGGGCCCGGTGCGCGCCGCCGTCGTGCTGGAAGGCGGCGATGCGCAGTGGGCTGCGCGCCGGGTCGGCGCGGTCGAAGTCGCGCAATTCTCCCCAGCGGCTTGGCTCGGCCTGGCCGCCGCCGCTGGAGGCCGCGGCCAGGATGTCGCCGCTGCCGGCATCCAGCAGCACCAGGCCGGCGCGCCGCTCCGGCTGGGCATCGAGGCCGCCGACGCAGGCCTGGCCGTCCCAGCGGCCGCCGCGCAGGCCGATGCAATCGAGCAGCCGCTGGGCCGTGGCCTGCAGGCCCAGGTCGAGGCTCAGATGCGCCACGTGCTCCGTGCCGCCAAGCCGCGCCAGCATGCCGGCCACGCTGCCGTCGTGCTGGCGGTGCACGCCCAAGAGCGGCGCCAGGCCGGCGCGCAGCGCCGCTTCGGCCGGCGCGCCGTCGGCCCACAACGCTTCTCCGTGACGGTCGCGCAAGCGTACCGGCACCGCTTCGGACCGTGCTCCACCGCTGCCGCCGGCCGGCAGCGCCTGCCAGGCCAGGCGGCCACCGACCATGGCCAGGTGGCGGTAGGCGGCGTCGGCGCCGCCCGACATCGCCGCCAGGTCGAGCGGCTCGACCTGCACCGCGATCGCGGCCGCCCCGGCCAGTGGCGCCAGCACGAGCCGCTGCACCGCCTCGCGGTCCGGGCAGGCGCGGCCATCGCAGGCGCCCTGGGCCAGCACGCGGGCGCCCGACACGCCGCGCACCCTGCCCGCCACCAGCAGCTCGACCGGCCGGCCGGTGGCCGGCGTATTCAAGGTCACGAGCGATCCCTGGCGGCCTCCTTCCCAGCCGCCGACCCGCTGCCACGGCTCCCAGCCTTCCGGCAGGCGAGCGAACAGGCGCATCGCGGCCACCGGCAGGCCGGCTTCGCGCGGCGCCGGCGCGCCGCCGACCAGCGCATGCCAGACGGCGTCGGCGCCCGGACGGGTGCGCCAGGCCACCAGCCGCCGCTCGCTATTAAAGATGCGCACCTGCTCGCGCACATAGGCGCCATCGGCGCGGTGGTGCAGGCGTTCCAGCAGGCGAC
It includes:
- a CDS encoding penicillin-binding transpeptidase domain-containing protein, which encodes MLATLIDQLAATRTARRRSRNLRAGARSTSAEASRSLSLGPAWLWSLVVVVLGGAVALAMHARALPDGAAETPGAVALAALQPVAPGLDFVVPRDSGISLTQHGGLALLVASGMRAGSALRVDLCTQMLDPARPRMLPLRIGYPFDEAARIARGGNAPPRSVLLARPGSGMPRIDITGNAGAGTGGLAIAWNAGAATAGWIGDASGGNVTRARQGQAMLGSSGWLLWGSEALRFTRRPSAACPQAGELVLHHFQQGAAGGAALVQAFPAQGEQVELRLAPGAWQVPLLPGPGMEDQALFEALRTRGLLRLGRDGLVELAPRDLLAWHRAGQQARAPLPGWQDHVLDAGDRRLLERLHHRADGAYVREQVRIFNSERRLVAWRTRPGADAVWHALVGGAPAPREAGLPVAAMRLFARLPEGWEPWQRVGGWEGGRQGSLVTLNTPATGRPVELLVAGRVRGVSGARVLAQGACDGRACPDREAVQRLVLAPLAGAAAIAVQVEPLDLAAMSGGADAAYRHLAMVGGRLAWQALPAGGSGGARSEAVPVRLRDRHGEALWADGAPAEAALRAGLAPLLGVHRQHDGSVAGMLARLGGTEHVAHLSLDLGLQATAQRLLDCIGLRGGRWDGQACVGGLDAQPERRAGLVLLDAGSGDILAAASSGGGQAEPSRWGELRDFDRADPARSPLRIAAFQHDGGAHRAPGSTFKVITALGLEGAARGDARLDGLLQGLPLHEVDRLAQAGGYDFRTGAPSYPFDGNRARITNFRDQITSTRAQDGRLGLAQAMAHSVNTWFAWSAELSDRTLMDQPDGGMPGARELEPGALDTVRPVAAMAGRLGFGQPLRLDGGLLPPDYRWGEWDALQASASRLDPVHSRHELRQMAIGLRMQTTPLQMALVAAAVGEGHTVTPRLLLSLDGRAAQTGAGEPLGVRLDRVRAGMKGVIDGGTAAGAFRAAGFDALRPGLYGKTGTAPAGQDELATVWFMGWLEPGSLPGQTRRLAFAAFVSHSAATGGGHAAPVVAALLQSMQSSLEGQSLEKRHK